One region of Lytechinus pictus isolate F3 Inbred chromosome 8, Lp3.0, whole genome shotgun sequence genomic DNA includes:
- the LOC135155115 gene encoding rRNA 2'-O-methyltransferase fibrillarin-like produces MGRPGFSPRGSFRGGGGDRGGRGRGGFGGGRGGFGGGRGGFGGGGGGRGGFGGRGGPRGRGGPRGRGGRGGRGGMRGGARVVIEPHRLQGVFIARGKEDALVTKNLVPGESVYGEKRISIEEGEKKLEYRAWNPFRSKLAAAILGGVDHIHMKPGSKVLYLGAASGTTVSHVSDLVGPEGLVYAVEFSHRSGRDLMNVAKKRTNIIPIIEDARHPHKYRMLVGMVDCVFADVAQPDQARIVAINAHNFLKNEGHFVISIKANCIDSTAQPEAVFAGEVKKLQAEKLKPQEQLTLEPYERDHAVVVGVYRAPPKKK; encoded by the exons ATGGGCAGACCAG GATTCTCACCACGAGGCAGCTTCCGGGGAGGTGGAGGAGATCGAGGAGGGCGCGGCCGAGGGGGCTTTGGCGGAGGACGAGGGGGATTCGGTGGAGGACGAGGGGGATTCGGTGGAGGAGGTGGCGGCAGAGGAG GATTTGGTGGTCGAGGTGGACCAAGAGGGCGAGGTGGCCCGCGGGGTAGGGGAGGAAGAG GTGGTCGCGGTGGGATGCGAGGAGGTGCTAGGGTCGTCATAGAACCTCACAGACTTCAAG GTGTGTTTATTGCCAGAGGCAAGGAGGATGCATTGGTCACCAAGAACTTGGTGCCTGGGGAATCAGTCTATGGAGAGAAGAGGATTAGTATTGAG GAGGGAGAGAAGAAGTTGGAGTACAGAGCCTGGAACCCTTTTCGATCGAAGCTAGCGGCAGCCATCTTGGGTGGCGTGGATCACATACACATGAAACCCGGAAGCAAGGTTCTGTACCTCGGTGCTGCATCAGGGACGACGGTGTCTCATGTCTCAGATCTGGTTGGACCG GAGGGGTTAGTTTATGCAGTAGAATTCTCACATCGATCAGGGCGTGATCTCATGAACGTAGCAAAGAAACGAACTAACATCATTCCAATTATTGAAGACGCGAGACATCCACACAAATACCGAATGTTGGTCG gtaTGGTAGACTGTGTATTTGCTGACGTCGCACAGCCAGACCAAGCCAGGATAGTCGCCATCAACGCCCATAACTTCCTCAAGAATGAAGGCCACTTTGTCATCTCAATTAAG GCCAACTGCATCGATTCCACGGCCCAACCTGAAGCCGTGTTTGCTGGAGAGGTCAAGAAACTTCAAGCGGAGAAACTCAAGCCCCAGGAGCAGTTGACCCTTGAACCCTACGAGAGAGACCACGCTGTCGTCGTTGGAGTATACAG AGCACCACCAAAGAAAAAGTGA
- the LOC129281549 gene encoding uncharacterized protein LOC129281549 has protein sequence MPRPKRSKSRAGIKDVIQTGVELEEVEDETNGKEEGINVEQSQEKEKEQDQVQAQTTEHQASPGRIGGEENEPILLHSQGSLSGTPGKTKKRTKKSTPNKKSTPKMRKRHLIAYTFTDEQEVDLAEWYRDNDCLYNRRLKTYKDTAKKTRLVEEKAKEYNPVCSVEQLNNFLKSMRTQYSRLTNPKSGKGTRDTPLSERDQWILNTFRFLEGHIVRMKGRTLGRTSKGRVASQPREDEYSSPDQDTETDERDDNSENDQTAQEADDATSEHEAGSSYINLSTVGKGKGKMKRRCTTPKVDSSDEAKERELLEKLLQRADEVRDLRRSSFALSSPPTKLPPHEEQVNGFVAYLTTQLRQIPQERWLNFTIDIMKMVQSYISPPSIPAPLAQTPVQSQHEEPFHSMHQTSQGAFSYGRMPPTPFSPSTFSSRQQMTPQRMTNPPGIFHEYHAPSPASSFMQQQNPGPSGFQRSSSGFFQQDYTNNIETLQAPSMSLNQMGVQDGGMRSSPESAASAAVPPPSTTNA, from the exons ATGCCTCGACCCAAGAGATCTAAGAGTCGTGCAGGTATAAAAGATGTCATTCAAACAGGAGTTGAACTAGAAGAAGTGGAGGATGAGACGAATGGAAAGGAAGAGGGTATAAATGTCGAGCAGAGtcaggaaaaggaaaaagaacaaGACCAGGTCCAAGCTCAAACTACTGAGCACCAGGCATCGCCTGGTCGGATAGGTGGGGAGGAAAATGAACCCATCCTTCTCCACTCGCAGGGTTCTTTGTCTGGCACCCCAGGGAAGacgaaaaaaagaacaaagaagtcCACCCCTAACAAGAAGTCCACCCCGAAGATGCGAAAAAGGCACCTAATCGCATACACATTTACCGATGAACAAGAAGTTGATTTAGCAGAGTGGTATAGAGATAACGACTGTCTGTATAACAGGCGACTAAAGACATACAAGGATACTGCAAAGAAGACAAGGCTAGTAGAAGAAAAGGCAAAGGAGTACAACCCCGTGTGCTCCG TTGAACAGCTGAACAATTTCCTCAAGTCTATGAGGACACAGTACAGCCGTCTGACGAACCCAAAGTCTGGAAAGGGGACCAGAGACACACCTTTAAGTGAGAGGGATCAGTGGATTCTCAATACATTCCGCTTCCTCGAGGGACATATTGTGAGGATGAAAGGGAGAACATTGGGAAgg ACCTCTAAAGGACGAGTAGCATCCCAACCGAGAGAAGACGAATACTCTTCCCCCGACCAGGATACTGAGACTGATGAGCGTGATGACAACAGTGAGAATGACCAGACCGCCCAAGAAGCTGATGACGCCACCTCAGAGCATGAAGCTGGCTCTTCGTACATCAACTTATCAACTGTTGGCAAGGGCAAGGGCAAAATGAAGAGGAGGTGTACAACACCCAAGGTTGATTCCTCTGACGAAGCCAAGGAAAGAGAACTGCTGGAAAAG ctCCTCCAGCGAGCAGATGAGGTCAGAGATCTACGAAGGTCTTCTTTCGCCTTGTCATCTCCCCCCACAAAATTACCCCCCCATGAGGAACAGGTCAACGGTTTCGTAGCGTACTTGACCACTCAGCTGCGACAGATCCCGCAGGAACGGTGGCTTAACTTCACCATAGACATCATGAAGATGGTGCAAAGCTACATTTCACCTCCTTCAATACCTGCTCCACTTGCTCAAACCCCTGTTCAGTCCCAACATGAAGAGCCCTTCCATTCTATGCATCAGACGTCCCAGGGAGCATTTTCTTACGGCAGGATGCCACCAACGCCCTTCTCTCCATCAACATTCTCTTCACGCCAACAGATGACACCACAACGGATGACAAATCCACCTGGAATCTTCCACGAATACCATGCACCGTCGCCTGCGTCATCGTTCATGCAACAGCAAAATCCAGGTCCTTCAGGATTCCAGAGATCGTCAAGTGGGTTTTTTCAGCAGGACTATACCAACAACATCGAAACGCTTCAAGCTCCATCGATGTCTCTGAACCAGATGGGAGTTCAGGACGGTGGGATGAGAAGCTCACCGGAAAGTGCAGCATCAGCAGCAGTTCCGCCACCCTCGACAACAAACGCCTAG
- the LOC129281745 gene encoding putative nuclease HARBI1, translating into MDARSIFALLEEEETLIFCTIGATLLSRRRRRKRDVQEKTKKIQRRFWTRPWLLRRPTYGHYETLMAELAGEDLDGFRNFLRIDSGIFQELLSRVGPRIEKQDTFMRKALSAGLRLAITLRFLATGDSYQSLEYNFRVAKCSICRIVPETCKAIIAELAPEVCCLPSKPAKWMSVSKGFSERWNFHNVIGALDGKHIAVKCPTNAGSVYYNYKGYHSVVLLALVDAEYRFLYVDVGSNGSWSDGGIFSECELRKALEDDTAGIPPPSPLPNDDEPIPFSIVADDAFPLRSWLMKPYPHRLLTDQERLFNYRLSRARRVVENAFGILAHRFRCLLRTLYLTPDRVQSVVLACCVLHNLLRIRFPKLHNNLVDFEDPATHNIIPGIWRGDRELASLDVMRGNNTTKAAKAQRDYLRSYYTSPAGSVPWQEKMI; encoded by the exons ATGGATGCCAGAAGCATTTTCGCTCTGCTTGAAGAAGAAGAGACCCTGATCTTCTGCACAATTGGTGCGACCCTGTTGTCAAGGAGGCGCCGCAGAAAAAGAGATGTTCAAGAGAAGACCAAGAAGATCCAAAGGAGGTTTTGGACAAGACCATGGTTGTTAAGGAGGCCAACATACGGACACTATGAGACGCTGATGGCGGAGTTAGCTGGCGAAGACCTGGACGGCTTTCGTAACTTTCTACGCATTGACTCTGGGATTTTTCAAGAACTCTTATCCCGTGTTGGTCCTCGCATCGAGAAGCAGGACACGTTCATGCGGAAAGCATTAAGTGCCGGACTTCGTCTTGCTATCACCCTGAGATTCCTGGCGACAGGGGATTCATACCAAAGCTTGGAGTACAACTTCAGAGTCGCCAAGTGTAGCATCTGCCGCATTGTCCCAGAAACATGCAAAGCTATCATAGCAGAATTAGCTCCAGAAGTGTGCTGCCTCCCGTCCAAGCCAGCCAAGTGGATGTCCGTAAGCAAAGGGTTTTCGGAACGTTGGAACTTCCACAATGTCATCGGGGCTTTAGATGGGAAGCACATCGCTGTAAAATGTCCGACGAATGCAGGGTCAGTCTACTACAATTATAAGGGCTACCATTCTGTGGTATTGCTTGCCCTTGTAGACGCAGAATATCGCTTTCTGTATGTCGACGTTGGGAGCAACGGCAG CTGGTCAGATGGTGGGATTTTCTCGGAATGCGAACTTCGAAAAGCCTTGGAAGATGACACAGCGGGAATACCCCCACCATCACCTCTGCCAAACGACGATGAACCGATCCCCTTTTCGATTGTCGCTGATGACGCATTTCCTTTGCGTAGTTGGTTGATGAAGCCTTATCCTCACCGCCTGTTGACCGACCAGGAAAGACTGTTTAATTACAGGCTGTCAAGAGCACGACGCGTTGTCGAGAACGCTTTTGGAATACTGGCGCACAG GTTCCGCTGCCTTCTAAGGACACTGTACCTGACCCCTGACCGAGTACAATCTGTCGTGCTGGCGTGTTGTGTACTTCATAACCTTTTGAGGATCCGGTTCCCAAAGCTGCACAATAATCTAGTGGATTTTGAGGACCCAGCGACCCACAACATCATTCCAGGAATATGGAGGGGCGATCGCGAGTTGGCGAGCCTGGACGTCATGAGAGGCAACAATACCACCAAAGCGGCAAAGGCACAACGTGACTACCTCCGCAGCTACTACACCTCTCCAGCTGGTAGTGTCCCTTGGCAAGAGAAGATGATCTAA